The genomic region GCTGGCGGCGTAGCGCCGGTACCGCGTGACCGCTGGCTCCTCGTAGCACCACCCCGGGTACTCCCGGGCTATGCGCAGGTAGAAGTCGAGGTCGTCCGCGCCCCACGGGTCACGGAAGCCGCCCACGGCTTCCACGGCCTCACGGCGGAACATGGCCGACGACGGCGGGATGATGTACCAGTCGAAGCCCAGCAGGATGTTGTACAGCCAGGTCTCGCGCGGCAGACTGGCCACGCCCCACGGCACGGGCCCCCCCTCGTACGTCATCTCCTCGCGCCGGCCGACCACGAACCCGCACTCGGGATGCTCGTCGAAGGCACGCAGCCCCGCTTCCAGGGCGGGCGGCAGGAGGTGGTCGTCGGCGTCGAGGAACACGAAGTAGCGGCCGCGGCTCAGACGGATCCCGGTGTTCCGTGCGACGGCCGATCCGCCGTTGGCCTGGCGCACCGTGACGGTGGCGGCGTGGGAGGCGGTGACGGCGCCGACGTCGAGCGGAGATCCGTCGTCCACGACGATGATCTCGTAGTCGCGACACGTCTGCGCCGCGACGGTGTGCAGCGTCTCGTCGAGCAGTTCCGCCTGCTTCGGCGTCGAGACGTAGCTTGGGATGACGATCGAAACGAGTGGCGATGGACCGTCCGTCCGGTCGCCCGGGTCCGCCAGGTCCGCAGGTCCGCTCATCAAGGTCCCCAGGGCGAGAGTTAGAGTGACCGCACGCGACGTGTGGCGGCCCGCCGGCGGAACCATCTGCAAGACTCCGGCGAGCAGCCGGACAGCGCACGCGAAGCCGGCGGCCAGGGCGCGCCTTTCTTCAGCCTACACCCCGGGGCCGAATCCACCGCTCCGCCGCCCCCAGCGCGCCGTCCACCGCCAGCGCCAGCACCGCCGCCGGGACCGCCCCCGACAGGATCATCCGCGCGTCGGAGAGGGCGAGCCCCGCGGCGATGGGGTCCCCCAGGCCGCCCGCCCCGATGAACGCCGCCAGCGTCGCCGTCCCCACGTTCATCACCGCGGCCGTGCGCACCCCGGCTAGGATCAGCGGAGCGGCCAGGGGGAGGCGCACGTGGCGGAGCACCTGCCCCGGCGTCATCCCCAGCGCGCGGGCTGCCTCCACGGCGTCCGGGCCGGCATCGCGCACCCCCGTGTAGGTGTTCCGGACGATGGGGTAGAGCGAGTAGAGGAAGAGCGCCACCAGCGCCGGGACGACGCCGATCCCCAGGAGCGGAATCATGAAGGCCAGCAGGGCGATGCTGGGGATGGTCTGCAGGAGCCCCACCCCGCGGATCGCCGCCTCCGCCG from Longimicrobiaceae bacterium harbors:
- a CDS encoding glycosyltransferase family A protein, which codes for MSGPADLADPGDRTDGPSPLVSIVIPSYVSTPKQAELLDETLHTVAAQTCRDYEIIVVDDGSPLDVGAVTASHAATVTVRQANGGSAVARNTGIRLSRGRYFVFLDADDHLLPPALEAGLRAFDEHPECGFVVGRREEMTYEGGPVPWGVASLPRETWLYNILLGFDWYIIPPSSAMFRREAVEAVGGFRDPWGADDLDFYLRIAREYPGWCYEEPAVTRYRRYAASSSRDGERMLRSIRAVYARQWPLVQGDPDGEAAFHRGLTLLTNIFIDCLAENFVDGVRARNWRRVLRTGSLLAREKGVRAAATAARVVRPSASSGGHSAGCSG
- a CDS encoding ABC transporter permease, producing LWERRDPLGALTLRHLLLVGVSLAAAVLVAVPLGLALERARGGAAEAAIRGVGLLQTIPSIALLAFMIPLLGIGVVPALVALFLYSLYPIVRNTYTGVRDAGPDAVEAARALGMTPGQVLRHVRLPLAAPLILAGVRTAAVMNVGTATLAAFIGAGGLGDPIAAGLALSDARMILSGAVPAAVLALAVDGALGAAERWIRPRGVG